Proteins encoded together in one Kutzneria kofuensis window:
- a CDS encoding MarR family winged helix-turn-helix transcriptional regulator, whose product MSTVDDSVRELLLLMPRLVGRAKRLPVPAELRGFSLAPRHIALMAYLLCDGPLTVNELAGRLEIAPTTASLMVGDLSRQGVLERAEDPADRRRTIVTIAENHRPAIEAWLAGSANAWRKALAPLTSEQRELFIGTLRAYEQAVAEQAP is encoded by the coding sequence ATGTCAACGGTGGACGACAGCGTGCGCGAGCTGCTGCTGCTCATGCCGCGGTTGGTCGGCCGGGCCAAGAGGCTGCCCGTCCCCGCCGAGCTGCGTGGGTTCTCGCTGGCGCCGCGGCACATCGCGCTGATGGCCTACCTGCTGTGCGACGGCCCGCTCACGGTCAACGAGCTGGCCGGCCGGCTGGAGATCGCGCCCACCACCGCCAGCCTGATGGTCGGCGACCTGAGCCGACAGGGCGTCCTCGAGCGCGCCGAGGACCCGGCCGACCGCCGCCGCACCATCGTCACCATCGCCGAGAATCACCGGCCGGCCATCGAGGCCTGGTTGGCGGGCAGCGCGAACGCGTGGCGAAAGGCGCTCGCGCCGCTCACGTCCGAGCAGCGGGAACTGTTCATCGGCACGCTGCGCGCCTACGAGCAGGCGGTCGCCGAGCAGGCCCCTTGA
- a CDS encoding NAD(P)H-binding protein, translating into MTVLVTGARGRIARSLITRLTSAGTPVRVASSRPEPGEVRVDLRTGEGLEEALDGVDRVLLYTQPTGIDAFLKAAQGVRHVVQVSSLSVGELDPATNSIAARHKAVEDALLESGLPVTVLRPGAFATNTLRWVESIRTASTVESAYPDAEYSPIHEDDIAAVAQAVLESGSHLGEALTLTGPESLSYRQQVAILASALGRPISVVEISRERALETRPAFIPADVMETLLDTDLHCVGRPSLVTDTVEAVTGAPARDFRRWVADHRLEFGAPQG; encoded by the coding sequence ATGACCGTCCTCGTCACGGGGGCGCGCGGCCGCATCGCGCGTAGCCTCATCACCCGCCTGACCAGCGCCGGAACCCCGGTTAGGGTGGCCAGTAGCCGTCCGGAGCCGGGGGAGGTGCGGGTTGATCTTCGGACCGGGGAGGGCCTGGAGGAGGCTCTCGACGGCGTCGACCGGGTCCTGCTGTACACACAGCCCACCGGCATCGACGCGTTTCTCAAGGCGGCCCAAGGCGTTCGGCACGTCGTGCAGGTGTCGTCGTTGTCGGTCGGGGAACTGGATCCCGCCACCAACTCGATCGCGGCGCGGCACAAGGCCGTGGAGGACGCGCTGCTGGAGTCCGGGCTGCCCGTCACCGTGCTGCGGCCCGGCGCGTTCGCCACGAACACGTTGCGGTGGGTCGAATCCATCCGAACAGCGTCCACTGTGGAGTCCGCCTATCCGGATGCCGAATACTCGCCGATCCACGAGGACGACATCGCCGCGGTCGCCCAGGCCGTGCTGGAGTCCGGCAGCCACCTCGGCGAGGCGCTGACGCTGACGGGGCCGGAGTCGCTGAGCTACCGGCAGCAGGTGGCCATCTTGGCTTCGGCGCTGGGTCGGCCGATCTCCGTCGTCGAGATCAGCCGGGAACGGGCGTTGGAAACCCGGCCGGCGTTCATTCCGGCCGACGTGATGGAGACGTTGCTGGACACCGACCTCCACTGCGTCGGCCGGCCGTCGCTCGTCACCGACACCGTGGAGGCCGTCACGGGTGCGCCGGCTCGGGACTTCCGTCGCTGGGTCGCGGACCACCGCCTGGAATTCGGGGCACCACAAGGGTGA
- a CDS encoding sensor histidine kinase: MRRWHPGLRTSIVLTVIAITVAATGTMAYLSYQLQQHEIRDRFRQAALADFQSDQQQIHQWLVYAKAPAGSKVDGAADYLNGRLALDWSIVNLNPATGPQSQLTGSGYTAVAGIPAVLPQDQVEKALDQLEPVDFEYNVQGSLQLVFVGQTEPNMLLVEYYSTRITDAELSKVRLQLSAAAVLVILVGSGLGVLAARRIQRRVRVAAGAARQLGSGDLETRLPVQGQDEFADLAGSFNSMAQRLGESIDELRRKDEQQRRFVADVAHDLRTPMAVLIAASDGLDGPDRDRSAELIGAQTRRLSALVEDLLEMSRFDAGAAEFRPEHVDLQELCVDVVEMVAADISVTLHGNGIVVGDPRRLHTIVRNLVSNALHHGAPPVTITIDGTADFEVRVAVRDHGPGLPPELAPVVFDRFVRGDRSRRSEGSGLGLAIAYENAVLHGGRIDVASPGGAEFTLVVPRIPGGGPRPSDGSPEPAHP, encoded by the coding sequence GTGAGGCGCTGGCATCCCGGCCTGCGCACGAGCATCGTGCTCACGGTCATCGCGATCACCGTCGCCGCCACCGGCACGATGGCGTACCTGTCGTACCAGTTGCAGCAGCACGAGATCCGGGACCGATTCCGCCAGGCCGCGCTGGCCGATTTCCAGTCGGACCAGCAGCAGATCCACCAGTGGCTGGTGTACGCCAAGGCCCCGGCCGGCTCCAAAGTGGACGGTGCCGCCGACTATCTCAACGGCCGGCTCGCGCTGGACTGGTCCATCGTGAACCTCAATCCCGCCACCGGCCCGCAGTCGCAGCTGACGGGTTCCGGCTACACCGCGGTCGCCGGAATTCCCGCGGTGCTCCCCCAGGACCAGGTCGAGAAGGCGCTCGACCAGCTCGAACCCGTCGACTTCGAGTACAACGTCCAGGGCAGCCTGCAACTGGTGTTCGTCGGCCAGACGGAGCCGAACATGCTGCTGGTCGAGTACTACAGCACCAGGATCACCGACGCCGAGCTGAGCAAGGTGCGGCTGCAGCTCAGCGCCGCCGCCGTATTGGTCATCCTGGTCGGCAGCGGGCTCGGCGTCCTGGCCGCGCGCCGCATCCAGCGCCGGGTCAGGGTCGCCGCCGGCGCCGCCCGCCAGCTCGGCTCGGGCGACCTGGAGACGCGGCTGCCGGTGCAGGGGCAGGACGAGTTCGCCGACCTCGCCGGCTCGTTCAACTCGATGGCGCAGCGGCTCGGCGAGTCCATCGACGAGCTGCGCCGCAAGGACGAGCAGCAACGCCGGTTCGTCGCCGACGTCGCCCACGACCTGCGGACCCCGATGGCGGTGCTGATCGCCGCCAGCGACGGCCTCGACGGCCCGGACCGGGACCGCTCGGCCGAGCTGATCGGCGCCCAGACGCGCCGGCTGAGCGCGCTCGTCGAGGACCTGCTGGAGATGTCCCGGTTCGACGCCGGCGCCGCCGAGTTCCGGCCGGAACACGTTGACCTGCAAGAGCTCTGCGTGGACGTGGTGGAGATGGTGGCCGCCGACATCTCGGTCACCCTGCACGGCAACGGCATCGTGGTCGGCGACCCGCGCCGCCTGCACACCATCGTCCGCAACCTGGTCAGCAACGCCCTGCACCACGGCGCGCCGCCGGTGACGATCACCATCGACGGCACCGCCGACTTCGAGGTCCGGGTGGCCGTCCGGGATCACGGCCCGGGGCTGCCGCCGGAGCTGGCGCCAGTGGTGTTCGACCGGTTCGTCCGGGGCGACCGCTCCCGCCGCAGCGAGGGCAGCGGCCTGGGCCTGGCCATCGCGTACGAGAACGCGGTGCTGCACGGCGGCCGGATCGACGTCGCCAGCCCCGGCGGCGCGGAGTTCACCCTTGTGGTGCCCCGAATTCCAGGCGGTGGTCCGCGACCCAGCGACGGAAGTCCCGAGCCGGCGCACCCGTGA
- a CDS encoding cellulose binding domain-containing protein, which translates to MFRTRLLAPLASVGIVTGLLVVAHPADATAPLATAALLTAQFSQTSTWNNGYNGSYTVANGGTAPSSTWVVEFDLPSGTTVTKAWNATLTHTGQHYKLANVGYNGVVEPGASTSFGFGVSGLATPTGCLINGAGCAGGPTTTTTTTTTTTTTTTTTTTPPPSGPTVNVATAAELIAALGSAEPGQVIKLAAGTYHGSFVTQRAGTAAEPITLTGPADAVLINDGPAGDPPDCAAPTAGYDSGYGLWLFNAPYWNLSGFTVTDSKKGIVADNSPHTVIDGVTVRRIDEEGIHFRRSSADSVVRNSTVTDTGLVQPGYGEGVYIGSAVSNWHCYGNTDGVDRGDRVQVLGNHLGPNVAAELIDVKEGTTGGVISGNTFDGRGITGENSADSWVDVKGSGYTIDGNHGTFTSPGAFADGYQTHNVSTTPSVESGCGNVWRNNVSDLGGVGQYAIDVTSVSKCAGAPNVVYASNTTTNAVKGLTNITVTP; encoded by the coding sequence GTGTTCCGGACAAGACTGCTGGCGCCGCTGGCGTCGGTCGGCATAGTGACCGGGCTGCTCGTCGTGGCCCATCCCGCCGACGCGACGGCGCCGCTGGCCACCGCTGCACTGCTCACCGCGCAGTTCAGCCAGACAAGCACGTGGAACAACGGCTACAACGGCAGCTACACCGTCGCCAACGGCGGCACAGCCCCCAGTAGCACCTGGGTCGTCGAGTTCGACCTGCCCAGCGGCACCACGGTGACGAAGGCGTGGAACGCCACGCTCACCCACACCGGCCAGCACTACAAGCTGGCCAACGTCGGCTACAACGGCGTGGTCGAACCCGGCGCCAGCACGAGCTTCGGCTTCGGCGTCAGCGGCCTGGCCACCCCGACCGGCTGCCTGATCAACGGCGCCGGCTGCGCTGGCGGCCCGACCACCACCACAACCACGACGACGACCACGACAACGACCACCACCACGACGACCACCCCGCCGCCGAGCGGCCCGACCGTGAACGTCGCAACCGCCGCGGAGCTGATCGCCGCGCTGGGCAGCGCCGAGCCCGGCCAGGTGATCAAGCTGGCGGCCGGGACCTACCACGGTTCCTTTGTCACGCAACGGGCCGGCACCGCCGCCGAGCCCATCACCCTGACCGGCCCGGCCGACGCCGTGCTGATCAACGACGGCCCCGCCGGCGACCCGCCGGACTGCGCCGCGCCGACCGCCGGCTACGACTCGGGCTACGGCCTGTGGCTGTTCAACGCCCCGTACTGGAATCTGAGCGGCTTCACCGTCACCGACTCCAAGAAGGGCATCGTCGCCGACAACTCGCCGCACACCGTCATCGACGGTGTGACGGTGAGGCGGATCGACGAGGAGGGCATCCACTTCCGGCGCTCCTCCGCGGACTCCGTGGTGCGCAACTCCACCGTGACGGACACCGGACTGGTCCAGCCGGGCTACGGCGAGGGTGTCTACATCGGATCGGCGGTCTCGAACTGGCACTGCTACGGCAACACCGACGGCGTCGACCGCGGCGACCGGGTGCAGGTGCTCGGCAACCATCTGGGTCCGAACGTCGCCGCCGAGCTCATCGACGTCAAGGAAGGCACCACGGGCGGCGTGATCAGTGGCAACACCTTCGACGGCCGCGGCATCACCGGCGAGAACTCGGCCGATTCCTGGGTGGACGTGAAGGGCTCCGGATACACCATCGACGGCAACCACGGCACGTTCACCAGCCCTGGCGCCTTCGCCGACGGCTACCAGACGCACAACGTGAGCACCACGCCGTCGGTGGAGAGCGGCTGCGGAAACGTGTGGCGGAACAACGTTTCCGATCTGGGCGGCGTGGGGCAGTACGCCATCGACGTGACATCGGTGTCGAAGTGCGCGGGCGCCCCGAACGTCGTCTACGCCTCGAACACCACGACCAATGCCGTGAAGGGCCTCACCAACATCACGGTGACGCCCTAA
- a CDS encoding D-alanyl-D-alanine carboxypeptidase family protein yields the protein MTRTILLELATKALARVFLPVAKVRYRRDARHHAAQWALRLRFPRESLAGLHPATKAAFEAARAEAFWRDGQLIGLTSGHRDAAEQYRLYKEAVRSAGSHQEARKWVLPPHESSHVQGTALDVRPCEGAAWLERNGDRYHLYRRYDNEPWHFELCAARPARQPHPGAAPLRRSC from the coding sequence ATGACCCGAACGATCCTGCTCGAACTGGCGACCAAGGCGCTGGCCCGGGTGTTCCTGCCGGTGGCGAAGGTCCGGTATCGCCGCGACGCGCGGCACCACGCGGCGCAGTGGGCGCTGCGGCTGAGGTTCCCGCGTGAGTCGCTGGCGGGCCTGCACCCGGCTACGAAGGCGGCCTTCGAGGCGGCCAGGGCGGAAGCGTTCTGGCGGGACGGGCAGCTGATCGGGCTGACCTCGGGCCACCGGGACGCGGCGGAGCAGTACCGCCTGTACAAGGAGGCGGTGCGGAGCGCGGGGTCGCACCAGGAGGCCCGCAAGTGGGTGCTGCCGCCGCACGAGTCGAGCCACGTTCAGGGGACGGCGCTGGACGTCCGGCCCTGTGAGGGCGCGGCTTGGCTGGAGCGGAACGGGGACCGGTACCACCTGTACCGCCGCTACGACAACGAGCCCTGGCACTTCGAGCTGTGCGCCGCCCGGCCGGCCCGCCAGCCGCATCCTGGCGCGGCGCCGTTGCGCCGTTCGTGCTAA
- a CDS encoding response regulator transcription factor yields the protein MAQLLLVEDDAVLAEALARALTALGHEVNVAPSGELALEQLFDRRTPTDLVLLDVMLPGIDGFEVCRKIRAKSTVPVVLLTARGDPVDMVVGLEGGADDYVVKPAEPRVLDARVKTILRRTSSSPAQPTVQTFGDLSIDSEAMIVKRNGEELHLTSTEMRLLLEFADHPGQVLSRQTLLKRVWDYGFAGDSRLVDAAVARLRAKIEPDPGNPTLLRTARGLGYRLVKP from the coding sequence GTGGCCCAGCTGTTGCTCGTCGAGGACGACGCCGTGCTGGCGGAGGCCCTGGCCCGGGCGCTGACGGCGCTGGGCCACGAGGTGAACGTCGCCCCGAGCGGCGAACTGGCGTTGGAGCAGCTGTTCGACCGGCGCACGCCGACGGATCTGGTGCTGCTGGACGTGATGCTGCCGGGCATCGACGGTTTCGAGGTGTGCCGCAAGATCCGCGCCAAGTCGACGGTTCCGGTCGTCCTGCTGACGGCCCGCGGCGACCCGGTGGACATGGTGGTCGGTCTGGAGGGCGGCGCGGACGACTACGTGGTGAAGCCGGCGGAACCGAGGGTGCTCGACGCCCGCGTGAAGACCATTCTGCGCCGCACGTCCTCCAGCCCGGCACAGCCTACGGTGCAGACGTTCGGCGACCTCTCCATCGACAGCGAGGCCATGATCGTCAAGAGGAACGGCGAGGAGTTGCACCTCACCTCCACGGAGATGCGGCTGCTGCTGGAGTTCGCCGACCACCCGGGCCAGGTGCTGTCCCGCCAGACGCTGCTCAAGCGGGTCTGGGACTACGGCTTCGCCGGCGACTCCCGGCTGGTCGACGCGGCCGTGGCCCGGCTGCGCGCGAAGATCGAGCCGGACCCGGGCAACCCGACGCTGCTGCGCACCGCGAGGGGGCTCGGCTACCGCCTGGTCAAGCCGTGA